In the Nicotiana tabacum cultivar K326 chromosome 16, ASM71507v2, whole genome shotgun sequence genome, one interval contains:
- the LOC107769760 gene encoding uncharacterized protein LOC107769760, whose amino-acid sequence MGRKSCARRWWRFGQYHSSKEVAAESVASAMSGPSFSLFSDSQSPLSRNPSSSHVENTTENVELEGGKGKNINVASVDETPYLSLPDTNSEPVIGDVPVTDKGKGKVVEDSELGGSRRESVPKTETQPVDVDCSDDSQLKKRKISVAPKKIKLMFCLRFKKMVADSLVLFALDDFVRDLVFRPVDSGGEKQVWNEWDRCWDFLVPIDLDYKPKVDWDTNCHVIHQLKANLSKRQLRLFKKTCFGYFLDLPPVIVQIRVMHHLLMREVHHEVKNEMRFVVNDSRLRFGLGEFALVTGLKCKGGTSIESIAENRLISKYFGTASVTFAQLADCFKKKKWETDDDALKIAVLYFVNNFLFSQLKTKAISRSYIDLVESGDFNNYPWGIDVYKATIDSCSNKFQDKPSFYRLGGFPLALQTWLYECCPSLDGHFADHLGNNKLPRILKWAVMGQIPNEQVALQMCSLQRKPLKNITPTDDEKKQFDVRGLSFEIEVECTDSQPSQPDSFQVFGTQLPKTQSMPESTRGDSQPTNAEVMKELQALKLFVENKFEEVLAAIGRQSVKPEGNSAHKQQDDDLRSAPFINEHNFGLNSNFELSASAIDQITAITQQATYKQSSHDVKKSGPAPLPSGIPLQTRDVVIESNTAPQPCRVDGVGQVDVRGSNVNLPSAPCRHGGDLHLDSDFEYTDSQLDLIAAITQGGRRNVNQYGNDLTTRAVNKSKPDQSVSRNIVQIQTDVETTPAVSTRKRRPAAVKQSPYRNDWQSGVSAVGESSKVIKGGFPFVNDILEMVDFKLTTAFSNFVEANMQLGEKVYLPGDQKLEPCFDFEVEQIDDKTFFHTLNYSGRSLSSSHLNIIFYYLRKKAKYGINMPIKVTTTDTLFNNIIQRVFTEFVKGGKQDHLIDRSDDIMEYMKGFRMHCNTPWHQVDHVLFPINLAEIWHWILGCVSLHKRCFYVYDSLRSRKHKKAIQKVAKAYAMLIPLFLVSIEFYNQRSDIVVENGLHMGKKLTDPFDIELITNLPTQQNSDCGVYVACFAEYIIEDLPIPVANFDVDGLRARFGILLWHYGRNKQLHSESSESEAPVAPKKTRGKKRKKILIVFGELVLLVFFHKVVGLLGCQGPFLCQRVRFNGFSK is encoded by the exons ATGGGTCGGAAGAGTTGTGCGCGTAGATGGTGGCGCTTTGGACAATATCATTCTTCAAAAGAAGTAGCTGCTGAATCTGTTGCATCAGCCATGTCTGGGCctagtttttccttattttctgatTCTCAGTCTCCACTTAGTCGTAACCCTAGCAGTAGTCATGTTGAAAACACAACTGAAAATGTAGAATTAGAGGgtggaaaaggaaaaaatattaatGTCGCGTCAGTCGATGAAACTCCCTACCTGTCATTACCCGACACAAATTCCGAACCAGTCATAGGAGATGTTCCTGTGACTGATaagggaaaaggtaaagttgttgAGGATTCTGAGTTAGGGGGAAGCCGACGTGAATCCGTGCCTAAAACAGAGACTCAACCAGTAGATGTTGATTGTAGCGATGATTCTCAgttaaagaagagaaaaattaGTGTCGCACCCAAGAAG ATTAAATTAATGTTCTGCTTGAGGTTTAAAAAAATGGTCGCTGATTCACTAGTGCT CTTTGCATTAGATGATTTTGTACGTGATCTAGTGTTTAGGCCAGTTGATAGTGGTGGGGAGAAGCAAGTATGGAATGAATGGGACCGT TGTTGGGATTTCCTTGTGCCTATTGACTTAGATTATAAACCAAAGGTTGATTGGGATACCAATTGTCatgttattcatcaattgaaaGCGAATTTATCAAAGCGGCAACTTCGACTGTTTAAGAAAACATGCTTTGGCTATTTTTTGGATCTGCCACCAGTGATTGTGCAGATTCGTGTTATGCACCATTTGCTTATGAGAGAAGTACATCATGAGGTTAAAAATGAGATGCGGTTTGTAGTGAATGATTCTAGGTTGCGGTTTGGCTTGGGTGAATTTGCACTTGTTACTGGGTTGAAATGTAAGGGTGGTACAAGTATAGAGAGCATAGCAGAGAATaggttgatttcaaaatattttgggacTGCATCCGTGACATTTGCCCAACTAGCAGACTGttttaagaagaagaaatgggaaaCGGATGATGATGCGTTGAAGATAGCAGTTCTGTATTTTGTCAACAACTTCTtattttctcaactcaaaacaaaGGCTATTTCACGGTCTTACATTGACTTGGTTGAGTCTGGTGATTTTAATAATTATCCCTGGGGTATAGATGTTTATAAAGCTACAATTGACTCGTGTTCCAACAAGTTTCAAGATAAGCCTTCTTTTTATAGACTTGGTGGCTTCCCGTTGGCTTTACAGACTTGGTTGTATGAATGCTGCCCAAGTTTGGATGGTCACTTTGCTGATCATCTTGGAAACAACAAACTTCCACGAATTTTGAAATGGGCAGTCATGGGTCAAATCCCGAATGAGCAAGTTGCTTTGCAAATGTGTAGCTTGCAACGCAAGCCG CTAAAGAACATCACCCCAACTGATGATGAGAAGAAACAATTTGATGTGCGTGGTCTAAGCTTTGAAATTGAAGTTGAGTGCACTGACAGCCAACCCAGCCAGCCCGATAGCTTTCAGGTTTTTGGCACTCAATTACCAAAGACACAAAGTATGCCTGAAAGTACTAGAGGTGATTCCCAACCTACCAATGCTGAGGTAATGAAGGAGTTACaagctttgaagctttttgtAGAGAACAAGTTTGAGGAGGTGCTTGCAGCTATTGGTAGGCAGTCAGTGAAACCAGAGGGAAATTCAGCG CACAAGCAACAGGATGATGATTTGCGTTCTG CCCCCTTCATAAATGAGcataattttggcttgaattctAATTTTGAACTATCTGCATCTGCAATTGATCAAATCACCGCTATTACACAACAAGCAACATATAAGCAGTCATCTCATGATGTTAAAAAGTCGGGTCCTGCTCCGCTGCCATCAGGAATCCCTCTACAGACACGAGATGTTGTTATTGAGTCTAATACTGCTCCACAGC CATGTCGGGTTGATGGTGTTGGTCAAGTGGATGTTCGTGGAAGTAATGTGAATTTGCCTTCTG CTCCATGTCGACACGGGGGTGATCTTCACttggattctgattttgaatataCTGATTCTCAACTTGATCTAATTGCTGCCATTACACAAGGAGGCAGACGTAACGTAAATCAATATGGAAATGATTTGACAACTCGTGCTGTAAATAAGTCTAAACCTGATCAGTCGGTATCAAGAAATATTGTTCAGATACAAACAGATGTTGAAACTACTCCTGCAGTTTCAACACGGAAAAGGCGCCCCGCAGCTGTAAAACAGTCACCGTATAGGAATGACTGGCAATCTGGTGTTAGTGCAGTTGGGGAATCCTCGAAGGTTATCAAAGGAGGATTTCCATTTGTAAATGACATTTTAGAGATGGTTGATTTTAAGCTTACGACTGCATTCTCAAACTTTGTTGAAGCAAATATGCAATTGGGAGA GAAAGTGTATTTACCTGGTGATCAAAAGCTAGAGCCTTGTTTTGACTTTGAAGTTGAACAGATTGATGATAAGACGTTTTTCCATACCTTAAACTATTCTGGCAGGTCGCTCTCTAGTTCG CACTTGAATATTATATTCTACTATCTTAGGAAGAAGGCGAAATATGGAATTAATATGCCAATCAAAGTCACAACTACAGATACTCTTTTTAATAATATCATTCAAAGGGTTTTCACAGAATTTGTAAAAGGTGGGAAACAAGATCATTTGATTGATAGATCAGACGATATCATGGAGTACATGAAAGGATTTAGGATGCATTGCAACACTCCATGGCACCAGGTTGATCATGTCCTTTTTCCAATTAATTTGGCAGAAATTTGGCATTGGATATTGGGGTGTGTGTCATTACACAAGAGATGTTTTTATGTATATGACTCGCTACGTAGTCGAAAGCACAAAAAAGCTATTCAGAAAGTGGCAAAGGCTTATGCTATGTTGATCCCCCTATTTCTAGTTAGTATTGAATTTTATAACCAAAGAAGTGACATTGTAGTAGAAAATGGTCTGCACATGGGAAAGAAGTTGACTGATCCTTTTGATATTGAACTGATTACAAATCTGCCAACACAGCAAAATTC AGATTGTGGAGTATATGTTGCTTGCTTTGCAGAGTATATTATTGAAGATCTTCCAATCCCTGTTGCCAATTTTGATGTGGATGGTCTTCGAGCTAGGTTTGGTATACTGTTGTGGCACTATGGGAGGAACAAGCAGTTGCATAGCGAATCAAGTGAATCTGAGGCTCCAGTAGCACCTAAAAAGACTCGTGGAAAGAAACGCAAGAA GATTTTAATAGTTTTTGGTGAA CTTGTTTTATTAGTCTTCTTCCATAAAGTTGTTGGTTTATTAGGATGCCAAGGTCCATTCCTTTGCCAGAGGGTAAGGTTTAATGGATTCAGCAAGTGA
- the LOC142170272 gene encoding uncharacterized protein LOC142170272: MKIGAKYEKILANNTILSQTMMVLPSTEFLHLVIDGQIRDVVRLHERNCSCGRFQLDDIPCPHAMAVIQKFHMDSYKYCSDYYSIDYLLKTYEIPVNPLPDETTWQIPEHVSSQVVLPPKGKIKPGRPKKKRGIGGWEGNTVTCALCGRKGHNRRTCRNIPKRD; the protein is encoded by the exons ATGAAGATTGGTGCAAAGTATGAAAAAATATTGGCAAATAATACTATCTTATCACAGACGATGATG GTGTTGCCATCAACTGAATTCTTACATTTAGTAATTGATGGCCAAATAAGAGATGTGGTGCGCCTACATGAAAGAAACTGCAGTTGTGGGAGGTTTCAGCTAGACGATATTCCATGTCCACATGCAATGGCAGTTATACAAAAATTCCATATGGATTCATACAAGTATTGCTCGGATTACTACAGCATAGACTACTTACTAAAAACATATGAGATACCAGTAAATCCATTGCCTGATGAAACAACGTGGCAAATTCCAGAACATGTCTCTTCGCAGGTGGTACTGCcaccaaaaggaaaaatcaaaccaGGAAGACCTAAAAAGAAGAGAGGCATAGGAGGCTGGGAAGGAAATACAGTTACATGTGCACTATGCGGGAGAAAAGGACACAACCGGAGAACATGCCGAAATATTCCAAAGAGAGATTGA